In the Hordeum vulgare subsp. vulgare chromosome 7H, MorexV3_pseudomolecules_assembly, whole genome shotgun sequence genome, one interval contains:
- the LOC123412350 gene encoding protein RGF1 INDUCIBLE TRANSCRIPTION FACTOR 1-like isoform X2 → MVSVQSPVVRSEEDLGPPWLRPLLGTSFFVPCPAHPDLSKNECNLFCLGCNDAAGALCSYCVPAHRDHHVVQIRRSSYHNVIRVSEVGKLIDIAHVQTYVINSAKIVFLNGRPQARPGKGVTNTCEICCRSLPDSFRFCSLGCKLGGMQWDPSLTFAIRPKRSQDSGGEGYGSDDDSFSPRKQLRRAGFELGRFDRGVRWSDDEGSKSNTRPMTPSTPPINRCRPSRRKGIPHRAPFYG, encoded by the exons ATGGTGAGCGTGCAGAGCCCCGTGGTGCGGTCGGAGGAGGACCTGGGCCCGCCGTGGCTGCGGCCGCTGCTGGGCACGAGCTTCTTCGTGCCCTGCCCGGCGCACCCGGACCTGAGCAAGAACGAGTGCAACCTCTTCTGCCTCGGCTGCAACGACGCCGCCGGCGCCCTCTGCTCCTACTGCGTCCCCGCGCACCGCGACCACCACGTCGTCCAG ATACGGCGGTCGTCGTACCACAACGTGATCCGGGTGTCGGAGGTGGGGAAGCTGATCGACATCGCGCACGTGCAGACGTACGTGATCAACAGCGCCAAGATCGTGTTCCTCAACGGCCGGCCGCAGGCCAGGCCCGGCAAGGGAGTCACCAACACCTGCGAGATTTGCTGCCGCAGCCTCCCGGACTCGTTCCGCTTCTGCTCCCTCGGATGCAAG CTCGGGGGGATGCAGTGGGACCCGTCACTGACTTTCGCCATCCGGCCGAAGCGTAGCCAGGACTCCGGTGGCGAAGGGTACGGCTCCGATGACGACTCTTTCAGCCCGAGGAAGCAGCTCCGGAGGGCCGGGTTCGAGCTTGGGCGGTTCGACCGGGGCGTCCGGTGGTCCGACGACGAGGGCAGCAAGTCCAACACCCGGCCGATGACGCCGAGCACGCCGCCGATCAACCGGTGCCGGCCGTCCAGGAGGAAGGGCATCCCCCACCGCGCCCCGTTCTACGGTTAG
- the LOC123412350 gene encoding protein RGF1 INDUCIBLE TRANSCRIPTION FACTOR 1-like isoform X1, with translation MVMVSVQSPVVRSEEDLGPPWLRPLLGTSFFVPCPAHPDLSKNECNLFCLGCNDAAGALCSYCVPAHRDHHVVQIRRSSYHNVIRVSEVGKLIDIAHVQTYVINSAKIVFLNGRPQARPGKGVTNTCEICCRSLPDSFRFCSLGCKLGGMQWDPSLTFAIRPKRSQDSGGEGYGSDDDSFSPRKQLRRAGFELGRFDRGVRWSDDEGSKSNTRPMTPSTPPINRCRPSRRKGIPHRAPFYG, from the exons ATG GTGATGGTGAGCGTGCAGAGCCCCGTGGTGCGGTCGGAGGAGGACCTGGGCCCGCCGTGGCTGCGGCCGCTGCTGGGCACGAGCTTCTTCGTGCCCTGCCCGGCGCACCCGGACCTGAGCAAGAACGAGTGCAACCTCTTCTGCCTCGGCTGCAACGACGCCGCCGGCGCCCTCTGCTCCTACTGCGTCCCCGCGCACCGCGACCACCACGTCGTCCAG ATACGGCGGTCGTCGTACCACAACGTGATCCGGGTGTCGGAGGTGGGGAAGCTGATCGACATCGCGCACGTGCAGACGTACGTGATCAACAGCGCCAAGATCGTGTTCCTCAACGGCCGGCCGCAGGCCAGGCCCGGCAAGGGAGTCACCAACACCTGCGAGATTTGCTGCCGCAGCCTCCCGGACTCGTTCCGCTTCTGCTCCCTCGGATGCAAG CTCGGGGGGATGCAGTGGGACCCGTCACTGACTTTCGCCATCCGGCCGAAGCGTAGCCAGGACTCCGGTGGCGAAGGGTACGGCTCCGATGACGACTCTTTCAGCCCGAGGAAGCAGCTCCGGAGGGCCGGGTTCGAGCTTGGGCGGTTCGACCGGGGCGTCCGGTGGTCCGACGACGAGGGCAGCAAGTCCAACACCCGGCCGATGACGCCGAGCACGCCGCCGATCAACCGGTGCCGGCCGTCCAGGAGGAAGGGCATCCCCCACCGCGCCCCGTTCTACGGTTAG